A stretch of the Lolium perenne isolate Kyuss_39 chromosome 3, Kyuss_2.0, whole genome shotgun sequence genome encodes the following:
- the LOC127342697 gene encoding heat stress transcription factor A-6a, whose protein sequence is MASSYRLPPIPGSKRTRTSAEAGVSGEEAMTRETAVVKREVKPEEEDEAWAWPRPMEGLGEPGPAPFVAKTYEMVADAATDAVVSWADSGSSFVVWDPHALAAAVLSRFFKHANFASFVRQLNTYGFRKVNPGRWEFANEAFLAGQKHLLKDIRRRRPSKHQMESQLRNGNVCHRQPEYLNEVDSLKRNSAALRAEVITLKRKYDICRSQLIAMEQRVLNNERKQQQIITFFAKALSNPGFVQQILLSCADKKELRNTAKRQRLVENEELQVVDVPLKKGTTAGSSDSGTAANNQPLPKGSDQNIGDMCDDVWEELDAIPGTQIKQ, encoded by the exons ATGGCTTCCTCCTACCGTCTCCCACCCATCCCCGGCTCCAAGAGGACGCGCACCAGCGCCGAGGCAGGAGTCTCCGGAGAAGAAGCAATGACACGGGAAACGGCGGTTGTGAAGCGAGAGGTGaagccggaggaggaggatgaggcgtGGGCGTGGCCGCGCCCGATGGAGGGGCTCGGCGAGCCGGGGCCGGCGCCGTTCGTGGCTAAGACGTACGAGATGGTGGCGGACGCAGCCACTGACGCTGTGGTGTCGTGGGCAGACAGTGGGAGCAGCTTCGTGGTCTGGGATCCGCACGCGCTCGCCGCCGCCGTTCTCTCCCGCTTCTTCAAGCACGCCAACTTCGCCTCCTTCGTCAGGCAGCTCAACACCTAC GGATTCCGAAAGGTCAATCCAGGTCGGTGGGAATTTGCGAATGAAGCCTTCTTAGCTGGTCAGAAGCATTTACTGAAGGACATCAGGAGGCGACGTCCTTCCAAGCATCAGATGGAATCACAACTCAGAAACGGAAATGTTTGTCATCGACAGCCTGAATATCTCAACGAGGTTGATAGTTTAAAGAGAAACAGTGCAGCTCTAAGAGCAGAAGTTATCACACTTAAGCGGAAATATGACATCTGTAGATCTCAGCTCATTGCCATGGAGCAGAGGGTCCTAAACAATGAAAGGAAGCAACAGCAGATCATCACTTTCTTTGCCAAGGCACTCAGTAACCCAGGCTTTGTGCAGCAGATTTTGCTCAGTTGTGCAGATAAGAAAGAGCTAAGAAACACCGCCAAAAGACAAAGGCTGGTGGAAAATGAAGAACTACAAGTTGTCGATGTGCCATTGAAGAAGGGTACGACTGCAGGTAGCAGTGACAGTGGCACAGCTGCGAACAACCAGCCTCTGCCCAAGGGTAGTGATCAGAACATAGGCGACATGTGCGATGATGTATGGGAAGAGCTGGATGCAATACCTGGAACTCAAATTAAACAATAA